The Gracilinanus agilis isolate LMUSP501 unplaced genomic scaffold, AgileGrace unplaced_scaffold32154, whole genome shotgun sequence genome window below encodes:
- the LOC123254771 gene encoding 5-beta-cholestane-3-alpha,7-alpha-diol 12-alpha-hydroxylase-like has protein sequence MMALWVFVFIILVSSVLVALYALGALRQRRAKEPPLDKGPIPWFGYTWHLSKDASSFLKKMQGRYGNIFTLQVGGRYITFVTDPLSFDAVLKENKSKLDFSNFASQLVFKIFKFRGPKDHEKALKSHSTKYLMGSNLTMMTQAMMDNLQVLLQELDAGVKSGLQEWKQDGLYKHCHNIVFRAGYLTLFGKLPTSGKSEHIQDLLRSQKVFEEFRKFDRLFPRAFLSALHPKERQEMKRLRHFFWDILSPQQILEMDNVSTWIYFSQQHLADSGVSDIGQSQNNLVLLWASQGNTGVVAFWALLFLLKNPKALKAVREEAEGILRKMGKEKRSAGVPVNVEYSMLQQTPVLDSVMEETLRMVVAPFLTRSVMQDMTLKMDDGREYALRKGDEISIFPYLFLHMDPEIHPDPTTFKYDRFLNPDGSPKVDFYKQGKRIKSHILPWGAGTSLCPGRFFALNEMKMFVFLMVVQYDIELVDQEVEIPPIDVKRWGIGAMQPIYDVPFRYRMRF, from the coding sequence ATGATGGCactctgggtttttgtttttataatcctGGTGTCTTCTGTCCTGGTAGCTCTGTATGCGCTGGGGGCCTTGCGGCAGAGAAGAGCCAAAGAGCCCCCTTTGGACAAAGGTCCCATCCCCTGGTTTGGTTATACCTGGCACTTATCTAAGGATGCTTCCAGTTTCTTGAAGAAGATGCAAGGGCGTTATGGGAACATCTTCACTCTTCAGGTTGGTGGTAGGTATATCACCTTTGTCACAGACCCCCTCTCTTTTGATGCTGTCCTGAAGGAGAACAAGAGCAAACTGGACTTTTCCAACTTTGCTTCTCAATTGGTGTTCAAAATCTTTAAGTTCCGAGGACCAAAAGATCACGAAAAGGCACTTAAAAGCCACAGCACAAAGTACTTGATGGGTAGCAATTTAACTATGATGACTCAGGCCATGATGGATAATCTACAGGTCCTGTTGCAAGAACTTGATGCTGGTGTGAAATCTGGACTCCAGGAGTGGAAGCAGGATGGGCTATATAAACACTGCCACAACATTGTCTTTAGAGCTGGATACCTGACTTTGTTTGGGAAGTTACCCACTAGTGGCAAATCAGAACACATTCAGGACTTGCTCAGGTCCCAGAAAGTCTTTGAGGAATTCAGGAAATTTGACAGACTCTTTCCTCGGGCATTTTTATCTGCACTTCATCCCAAGGAGAGGCAAGAAATGAAGAGGCTGAGACACTTCTTCTGGGACATTCTCTCTCCACAGCAGATCCTGGAGATGGATAATGTGAGTACATGGATCTATTTCTCTCAGCAACATCTAGCTGACAGTGGAGTGTCTGACATAGGACAGagtcaaaataatctggtactacTCTGGGCTTCCCAGGGCAACACAGGTGTTGTGGCCTTCTGggctctcctcttcctcctgaaGAATCCCAAAGCTCTGAAGGCTGTAAGAGAGGAGGCAGAAGGAATCCTCAGGAaaatggggaaggagaagagatcaGCTGGGGTACCTGTCAATGTTGAATATAGCATGCTGCAACAGACCCCAGTGCTGGATAGTGTCATGGAGGAGACATTACGCATGGTGGTTGCCCCTTTCCTGACCAGATCTGTCATGCAGGACATGACCTTGAAAATGGATGATGGCAGGGAGTATGCCCTCCGCAAGGGAGATGAAATTTCCATCTTCCCCTACCTTTTCCTCCATATGGACCCAGAAATCCACCCAGACCCCACCACATTCAAATATGACCGTTTCCTGAACCCTGATGGCAGCCCAAAGGTAGATTTCTACAAGCAAGGGAAGAGGATCAAATCTCACATACTGCCATGGGGTGCTGGCACCTCCCTCTGTCCTGGAAGATTCTTTGCCCTCAATGAGATGAAGATGTTTGTCTTCTTGATGGTCGTGCAATATGATATAGAGTTAGTTGACCAAGAAGTAGAGATCCCTCCAATAGATGTGAAGCGATGGGGAATCGGTGCCATGCAGCCAATATATGATGTCCCGTTCCGATATCGGATGCGCTTCTAG